AACGTCCCCTCGAAGTCGGCGTCGACCGTCTCGAGCGTGTCTCGGAACTCCTCGAGTTCGTCCTCGGCCTCCGCGTGGCCGGTGTACTCGATGGGGCCGTCGACGACGGGTTGCATCGAGAGATCGATCACGTCCGTCTCGAACGTCTCCTCGGCGTACGCGGGGAACTCCTGAAGGTCCGCCCAGAGCTCCTGTTCGCGCTTCCCGTCGATCCCGCTCAATCGGTCCGCGACGTACCAGTTAAAGGAGACTCGCGACTGCTCGCCGTTGTTGACGATGTCGAGCCCGGCCTCGGCCTGCCGCTCGACGACGGCCCGCGTGGCCTCCGCGACGGTTTCGGTCCACTCGTCCTCGTCGACCGGTTCGTCGTTCTGACGCGCCTCGAGGAGCTCGAGCAACGCCGGCGGGCGAGGGAGACTCCCGATGTGTGTCGTGCGTATTCGGTCGTTAGTCGTCGTCATTGGGTACTCTTGTGAGTAATAGTCACATCGAAAATATAACTGACGGTATTCTCACGACCGGGACGGTCGCAGTGAGTCGATCGCAGTCGCGTTCCGCTGGGACGGTGATCCCTCGGGGAAGAAAATTGTTCGGAGATGGGTACTAAGTCACTCGAATTCGTACGAGAAGATAGCAATGGCTACCGAATACGATAGTTTGAGCTTCGACCGGCTCGGACATGCGAGCGTTCGGATCGAAACCGACGATAGCACCGTTATCTACATCGATCCCTGGAGCGAGGTACTGGATAGCGAGCCGAAAGACGGGGATATCGTGTTCGTCACGCACGACGATTTCGATCACTACGACCCTGACGCGATCGAGGCAGTCGCCGCCTCAAATTCTACCATTGCCGTCTACGACGCGGTTGATACGAGCGATCTCGACTTCGATGTCGTCGATCTCCCACTCGAGGGAGAAAAAACGGTCGACGGGATCACTGTTCGGACGATACCCGCCTACAACGATCCCGAAGGCGAACACGTCGACGAAGACGGAGCTCCGTTCCACGCCGAAGGGGAGGTAATCGGTCTCTTCCTTACCGTCGACAACACAACTGTTTTCTTCACGTCTGACACTGACTTCCTCGACCACCATCAGTCCGTCACTACCGACGTATTTATTCCGCCGATCGGCGGCCACTTCACCATGGATCGTCGTGAAGCCGCCGAATTCGCACAGCACATCGATCCTGGGATAGTGCTCCCAGTCCACTACGATACCTTCGAGCCTATTGAAACCGATACCGATGCATTTGTCAGTGATCTCGAAGATGCAGATATCCGGATTGAATTGTTCTAACTGGAATTCGGTCCTCAGGAATCTGTGACTCGGGTCACACGCTATAGATTCGGACAACTCTCGCCACTTCACGCTGGCACTGTGAACGGAAAATTACTCACCGGACGTATAAGTGATAGCCGTTTAGACACGTCAGGACGTGAGTCGGGCCTAATATAGAAAATCGGAACAGTAAGGGTTGAGATATTCTCGCTCAATTGGATCCAGCTATGGCGCGTTCGCGCCCATTGTCCGCTTGATCGAACAGCCAACAAGGAGACACACAGCGATCGACTCTGTCGATAAGTTACAGCCATCTGCGTATGGTCGATAGCAATTCCCTGTCGATCGCAGTCTACGGCAGTCCGCCGGTTAACCGCTCGGCATCAACCGGTGCGTGCCCGCAGAAAACGTCTGCGTCGTGTCGTCGCTCGAGTTCTTTGAGTCGGGTAAGGCTATCGTGCCAGTGGCGCTGGCTCCAGAGCAGGCCGGCACCGAGCGGGACTTCGTTGTCGTAGTTTTCGCGCATATAGACCTCGTCACCCGCAAAAATAGCCGTTCCGTAGTCGTCGAGATGGATCATCGTTCCCATCAGTCCCGGCGTGTGGCCGGGCAAGCGGATGAACTCGATGTCTTCAAAGAATGTCGTGCGATCGCGATGGATGACGTGCCAGTTCAGGTCGTGGTCGAAGTCCTCGAGGACGTACGCGCTGCTTCCTTCGTCCGTCTTCGCGCTGTAGTAGGCGTATTTGAGCTCCTTTTCGTGGACGAAGACGGGGATGTCGGTACCGGCGAAGTGGTGCAAACTTCCGGCGTGATCCAGATGCAGGTGGGTCTGGAAGACGTAATCGATATCTCCGATTGTGTACCCCACGTCGTCGAGCGCTGTCTCGAGGTCGCGTTCGGCGGCGTCGTAGTGTTCGAACGCAGCGTACAGTTCGTCGGGCCAGTAGCCCTCGCCAGCTTGCGGATGTGAACCGGTATCCCAGAGAATCGTCCCCACTGGGTGATCGATTACCAACCCGTAGACCGGCCCCTCGTCCATCGGGGTTTCCGGGTTCGGTTCGGCTGCGGACCCCATCTCGTACCCCTCGATGAGGTGGTTCAGATCGGTTCTGATCGTTCCCCGGTCGACGAGTGATACGGTTGCGTTAACCATGGATAATATTGACAATATCCCGCTATAGAAGCTACGGACGCTCGCACGCACGCAAAAATTGCTAGTCCTTTTTTGTCTCAGTGGGACGGAATTCCGTGTTATGTTCCCTGTTATATGTCACCAACAAACGTATATTACCGAACGGCCAAGCGAGTGCCACCATCGGAGAGGTGGTCTCGATGCGTGGTGACCGCCTCGAGGCGTATCACTTCTACGAGAACGAGTACGAGAGCTACGGCCAGCTCAGAGCGGAGTTCGAGTGGGAAATCCCATCCCGGTTCAACATGGCGTGGTACGCCTGTGATCGTTGGGCAGACGATAAGAGCCGTGTCGCAGTCTTCGAAGAACACGAGTCGGGCGAGCGGGCGACGTACACGTTTTGGCAACTCCAGAACCTGACGAACAAACTGGCAAACTACCTTCGACAACGGGGTGTCGAGCGCGGCGACTGCGTTGGCGTCAATACCCCACAGCGTATCGAGACGGTCCTCGCCCACATCGCCTGTTGGAAACTCGGGGCCGTTTCGGTCCCTCTATCGACGCTGTTCGGTCCTGACGCACTGTCTTACCGTCTCGAGGACGCCGGTGCTGTCGCGGCGATCGCCGGAGAATCGAACGTCACTGATTTCCGCGAGGCCCGCGAGCAGACGTCACTCGAGACGGTTCTCACGGTCGGTGACGTCGACTCACAGGAGGGAGAATACGACCTCTGGGAGGCGATCGAAGACCAGCCTCGAGCGTTCGATCCCGTCGAGACCGACTCCGAGGACGATGCGATCGTTATCTACACGTCGGGGACCACGGGCGATCCGAAGGGCGTTCGCCACGCACATCGCGTCCTCCTCGGGCATCTACCGCTGTTTATCACGACCTTCGGAAACATGCGACTCGAAGACAGCGATGTCTTCTGGACGCCGTCGGAGTGGGCGTGGGTCGCGTCGCTGTTCGATGTGTTGTTCCCCGGACTGTACTACGGTAAGCCGGTTGTCGCCTACAACGGTGGGCAGTTCGATCCATCGACCGCGTTTCGTCTGCTCGAGTCCTACGGCGTGACGAACTTCTTTGCGCCCCCGACGGCCCTACGGATGATGAAACAGGTCGAACCCAAGTCTCGGGTGGATGAGCTCCGAACCATCGCCAGCGGCGGGGAGTCACTCGGCCAAGATATCGTCGAGTGGGCGGCAGACACGTTCGGTGGCGCAGCGGTCCACGAGGGGTACGGCCAGACCGAAGCCAACCTGCTCATCGGGGATTGTACGGCCCTGTTCGAGTTTCGTGAGGGAACGATGGGGCGAGCGGCGCCGGGCCACGAGATTACGATCGTCGACCCACAGAGTGCGGAACCCACCATCGAGCCCGACGAAACCGGTGAAATCGCGGTTAGATACGAATCCAATCCCGTGTGCTTCAAGGAGTACTGGAACAAGCCCGATAAAACAGACGCCAAAGTTCGGAACGGCTGGTTGCTCACCGAGGATCTGGGTCGTCAAGACGAAGACGGCTACATCGCTTTCGAGGGCCGGACGGACGACGTTATTATCAGTGCCGGGTACCGAATTGGCCCGGTCGAGATCGAGGAGTCCCTCGCCAGCCACGACGCTGTCGCTGACAGTGCAGTGATCGGCGTTCCCGACGACGAGCGCGGCGAAGTTCCGAAAGCCTACGTGGTCCTTACAGCGGGTTCGAACAGAAGTGAAAATTTGCGTGAGACGCTTCAGCAACACGTTCGCGACCGACTCGCACAGTACGAGTATCCGCGCGAAATCGCGTTCGTCGAGGAGTTACCAAAGACGACCACCGGGAAGGTTCGACGGGCATCTCTCCGAGAGCGCGAAGGGCTCTCGTAACGAGGTCAGGGCTACGAACTGATTGTGAGGGCGAGCAATTCACCTCACTCGTCTTCCCTACGATCGTCCTATCGGACAGCTCGACGAACTCGAGGAGACGACCACCGATTCCGCTGTGGATACGGAGAGCGGTTCCTTTCGGTGCCGCCGGAGATTCTTGTCCTGAAGTACAAGAAGATATGCCTTCGGTAAATCCTGTGTGTCTGATCATACAGCGTCACATTCCAAATTGAGCGTTTTAGTAGAGACTATTCTGAATATAAGCTTATAATGCAAGTGTATAGCGACTATCGATGATCCGAGAGGCATACCAGACCGTAAATCGGGCTCGAAAACTCATCCGGGAAGAGCGCCAATCCGGCCCCGAATTCGATGTTTCGCCCCGCGACCGGCTTCGATACTACAAGCGTGGGTTTTTGAGTAAATCTGCGGTTCTTTATGACTTCGAGACCCACGATCCCAGCACCTATCTCAGCGATTACCAGCGGTTCATTCGATCGAGCCGCATCAACGGTCACTGGAATGCCCTCATCGATAATAAGCTCGCGTTTCATCGGGTCCTCGGCGAGTTTCCCTCGCACCGACCGTCGGTATATGGACTGCTCAAGGACGGGCACTTTCATCGCTTCAACCCGGATGACAGGACAGTTGTGAGCGGCGGCGGGAGTGAACTCGAGTATCAGAACCAGACCGTTCTCGCCGCTTTAGAACCGACCATGGATCCACTCGAGTGGTTCGACGCGACGCTCTCGAACGGGGATCAACTCGTGCTGAAGTGGTTCAGCGGCGGTGGCGGAAACAATGTTCACTTTCTCGAACAGAGAGACGGGTCGTACCTGTACGACGGAACGGAGAAAACCGACGCCGAACTCGCTGAGGTAGTCGGCTCCCTCGAGGACTACCTCGTCTGTGAGTTTGTCGAACAAGCTGACTACGCGGACGAACTGTTCCCTACCACAACAAACACGATTCGAGTACTCACAATGTACGATGAGCAGGCACAGGAAGCATTTATTCCCATTGCGATTCACCGAATCGGGAGCAGCGATTCCGTCCCCGTCGACAATTTCTCGAACGGTGGATTGAGTGCCGAAGTCGATCGAGAAACGGGACTACTCAGTGCCGGTGCTGAATATCCGCATGATGGCGCTGTTGGCTGGCACGATACACACCCTGAAACCGGTGCTCCAATCGAAGGCACAGCGATTCCCGGATGGGAGGCAATTCGCGAGCGACTGCTCGAGATCGCCAGTACGTTTTCACACCTGCCATATGTCGGCTGGGACCTCGTTGTGACCAGCGAGGGCGAGTTCAAGATCATAGAGGCCAACAGTTATCCGGGCGTGGCATCGCTTCAGGTCCATCGCCCCCTCCTGGCAGAGAGCCGGATACGGCGCTTCTATCGACGCCATCACGTCGTCTGATAGAGAATAGAAGGTGGCACTGTCTAGTTTAGCACCTCAGCTGGCGTTTGTCTGTTGAGTGATTGGTTCAGTCGTTGTGTGTTATAGTAGTGTACGAACTGATCAAGCCACTCCTGACGCTCGTCCGACTTCCCACCCACGAGTTATGGAAGCGGTTAACTCGCATCTTGAGGGTGTGAAACCACTTTTCGATGAGGTTTCGCTCGACGTAGTCGAGCTGACCGCGTAACCCTAACCGAGAGACAGCAGTCAGATAGCCGTAGCCATCAACGAGAAACACCGTGTCAGAGAGATCGTGTTTCTCGGTCAATCGATGCAGGAATGAAGCGGCAGGATCGGTGCCTCGTCGTCCGTATACTGCGACATCGAGAATAAGCCGCGAGTCTAGGTTGATTGCATCGTATACCCAAGACCAGTCGCCGTTGATCTTGACAGCTGTTTCATCAATGGCGACCCGCGACGGCTTCGCCATCCTCAGAACGCATCGCATTCTGATGGACCCCACGAGACCGTTGCTCTCGTGGACGTCGGCGGCCTGAAACGCTGTCGGCCAGCCGATGTACCAAGTGCCAGATCTCTTGGTGAGGCCGTTCAACTCTGATCAAGCGAAGAATAGCTTGTGTCTCTCGAAGCAAACAACCGGTCGCGTGGAGACGGACGGCGACACCCGCCAGGTGTTCGCCGTCCGCTCACGCTCCCCAGCTTCATCAAATTCCGCCGCATAGCACTCGCTGAGCAGGTCTACGAGTGCCATTCCAAACTAACTCTACGACCTGGCCCGCTTCTCAAACCGCACTAACTAGACGGCGCCTAGAAAGTGGATACCTGAGTGAATCGCCACTAATGTATTATCGAATATAGGGTTAGACTCGAGAAGCCGAGCCGAAGCGACCCGAGTCGGCGAGCGAAACTGGTCGCCTATCAGGTCACTACTGATAGGCCGGGATGCCGGTGAATTCCTCGCCGAGGATGAGTGTGTGGATGTCGTGGGTCCCCTCGTAGGTGTAGACTGTCTCCATGTTGGCCATGTGTCGCATCGGCGAGTAATCCGTGGTGATGCCGTTGCCGCCGAGCATCTCTCGAGCGATCCGGGACTGATCGCGGGCCGTCCGAACGTTGTTCCGCTTCGCCATCGAGACGTGTTGCGGTCGCATCTCCCCGCGCTCTTTGAGTTCGGCGAGCCGGTGTGCCAGCAGTTGGGCCAGGGTGATCTGCGTTCCCATCTCCGCGAGCTTGCGCTGCTGGAGTTGGAACCGACCGATCGGACCGCCGAACTGGTCGCGGTCTTTCGCGTATCGGCGGGCCTCCTCGAAGCAATCCCGCGCCGCCCCGACCGCACCCCAGGCGATGCCGTAGCGAGCCTGCGTGAGACAGGACAGCGGCCCCTTCATGCCGGAGACACCGGGCAGGACGTTCTCCTCGGGAACGCGGACGTCGGTGAGCGCGATCTCGCCCGTAATCGACGCGCGAAGCGAGAGCTTCTCGGTGATCTCGTTGGTCGAAACGCCGTCGCGATCGGTCTCGACGAGGAAGCCGCGTACGGGTTCGTCCTCGCTCGAGCGGTCCCGCGCCCACACGATCGCGACGTCGGCGATCGGGGAGTTCGTGATCCAC
The sequence above is drawn from the Halostagnicola kamekurae genome and encodes:
- a CDS encoding MBL fold metallo-hydrolase — its product is MATEYDSLSFDRLGHASVRIETDDSTVIYIDPWSEVLDSEPKDGDIVFVTHDDFDHYDPDAIEAVAASNSTIAVYDAVDTSDLDFDVVDLPLEGEKTVDGITVRTIPAYNDPEGEHVDEDGAPFHAEGEVIGLFLTVDNTTVFFTSDTDFLDHHQSVTTDVFIPPIGGHFTMDRREAAEFAQHIDPGIVLPVHYDTFEPIETDTDAFVSDLEDADIRIELF
- a CDS encoding N-acyl homoserine lactonase family protein; this translates as MVNATVSLVDRGTIRTDLNHLIEGYEMGSAAEPNPETPMDEGPVYGLVIDHPVGTILWDTGSHPQAGEGYWPDELYAAFEHYDAAERDLETALDDVGYTIGDIDYVFQTHLHLDHAGSLHHFAGTDIPVFVHEKELKYAYYSAKTDEGSSAYVLEDFDHDLNWHVIHRDRTTFFEDIEFIRLPGHTPGLMGTMIHLDDYGTAIFAGDEVYMRENYDNEVPLGAGLLWSQRHWHDSLTRLKELERRHDADVFCGHAPVDAERLTGGLP
- a CDS encoding acyl-CoA synthetase, translated to MRGDRLEAYHFYENEYESYGQLRAEFEWEIPSRFNMAWYACDRWADDKSRVAVFEEHESGERATYTFWQLQNLTNKLANYLRQRGVERGDCVGVNTPQRIETVLAHIACWKLGAVSVPLSTLFGPDALSYRLEDAGAVAAIAGESNVTDFREAREQTSLETVLTVGDVDSQEGEYDLWEAIEDQPRAFDPVETDSEDDAIVIYTSGTTGDPKGVRHAHRVLLGHLPLFITTFGNMRLEDSDVFWTPSEWAWVASLFDVLFPGLYYGKPVVAYNGGQFDPSTAFRLLESYGVTNFFAPPTALRMMKQVEPKSRVDELRTIASGGESLGQDIVEWAADTFGGAAVHEGYGQTEANLLIGDCTALFEFREGTMGRAAPGHEITIVDPQSAEPTIEPDETGEIAVRYESNPVCFKEYWNKPDKTDAKVRNGWLLTEDLGRQDEDGYIAFEGRTDDVIISAGYRIGPVEIEESLASHDAVADSAVIGVPDDERGEVPKAYVVLTAGSNRSENLRETLQQHVRDRLAQYEYPREIAFVEELPKTTTGKVRRASLREREGLS
- a CDS encoding sugar-transfer associated ATP-grasp domain-containing protein, which translates into the protein MDNKLAFHRVLGEFPSHRPSVYGLLKDGHFHRFNPDDRTVVSGGGSELEYQNQTVLAALEPTMDPLEWFDATLSNGDQLVLKWFSGGGGNNVHFLEQRDGSYLYDGTEKTDAELAEVVGSLEDYLVCEFVEQADYADELFPTTTNTIRVLTMYDEQAQEAFIPIAIHRIGSSDSVPVDNFSNGGLSAEVDRETGLLSAGAEYPHDGAVGWHDTHPETGAPIEGTAIPGWEAIRERLLEIASTFSHLPYVGWDLVVTSEGEFKIIEANSYPGVASLQVHRPLLAESRIRRFYRRHHVV
- a CDS encoding acyl-CoA dehydrogenase family protein encodes the protein MLDFVRLEADLGQEERMIRDTAREFVDEHVKPDIGEHFENGTFPKELISKMGDLGFYAPNLEGYGSPNVSETAYGLLMQELEAGDSGLRSMASVQGALVMYPIRAYGSDEQKVEWLPAMGRGEAIGCFGLTEPEHGSNPSAMETYAERDSDGYVLNGTKTWITNSPIADVAIVWARDRSSEDEPVRGFLVETDRDGVSTNEITEKLSLRASITGEIALTDVRVPEENVLPGVSGMKGPLSCLTQARYGIAWGAVGAARDCFEEARRYAKDRDQFGGPIGRFQLQQRKLAEMGTQITLAQLLAHRLAELKERGEMRPQHVSMAKRNNVRTARDQSRIAREMLGGNGITTDYSPMRHMANMETVYTYEGTHDIHTLILGEEFTGIPAYQ